GCAAGGTAGTCGCCGCCATGTTCGCAACGACGAGCGACCCTCCCTTGAGCGATCCCGCCCTGGTCGCCTCCATGCTGACCAGCGCCATGGCGGGCATTAGCCGCCGCCTGCTCGAAGGCCCTTCGCCCGAGAAACACGTCGAGCCCCTCAAGCAGGAGCTCATCTTCCTCGCCCGCGCCTACCTCAAAGCCTGTTCCGCCCGCTAAGCCCCCCACAACGAACTCGTCATCTCGACCGAACCCTGAGCGTAGCGAAGGGGAAGTGGAGAGACCCCCGCATTGGCCTTTGTCTTTGCTCGCAATACTCCTTAACCCCGCTAAGCGAAAATAGGACCATGAGCAACACCGAAAAGTTCACCGGCCGCGTCTCCGCCTACGTCGCCTACCGCGAACGCTACGACCCCGAGATCGTCCTCCCCGTCCTCCGCGAGTGGCGCGTCCTCGAACCCGACTGGCTCATCGCCGACATCGGCGCAGGCACCGGCATGTTGTCCGACGTCTTCCTCGCCAGCGGCAATCGCGTCCTCGCCATCGAACCCAACGCCGAGATGCGCCAGGCCTGCGCGCAACTCCACCCCGCCAACCCCAATCTCTCAATCATCGACGGCACCGCCGAAGCCACCGGCCTCGCCAGCGCCTCCGTCGATGTCGTCGCCGTAGGCCGCGCCCTGCACTGGTTCAACCTCGAAGCCACCCTGCCCGAGTTCCGCCGCATCCTCAAGCCGAATGGCTGGGTCATCATCCTCGCCTTCGGCCGTTCCAAAGAGGGCAGGGAAGAGAACATCGCCTACGAAGACTTTCTCCGCCCCTTCACCCAGGATGGCGAAGGGACCCGCGTCACCTACGCCGTATACCAGCGCCTCAAAGACCACTTCCCCGGCGACGAGTTCCACCACAAGGAGATCCCGGGAGAGATGTCGCTCGATTGGGACGCCCTCCGTGGCCTAACCCTCTCGCTCTCGCACGCGCCGCTGCCCGGTACGCCACAGTTCGCGCCCTTCGAGGCTTCCCTGACCCGCTACTTCGACAGATATCAGCAGGATGGCAGGATCACCCTCACCACCCGCTACTGGATCAACGCCGCTCGCTTCAACCAAGCCCTCTAAACCGCCCCTGATAGACTCACCTCATCACCCAATCCCGAGATCCCATGCCTATCGTCGAACTGCATAACGTCCGTAAGGTGTACGACACCAAGGTCGCCGTCCACGGACTCTCCTTCAAGATCGAACCCGGTACCATGTTCGGTCTCCTCGGCCCCAATGGCTCCGGCAAGACCTCCTCCATCCGCATGATGATCGGCATCACCGTGCCGGACTCCGGCTCGGTCACCCTCCTCGGCCAGCCCTTCGATCGCAGGAACCTGAACCGCGTCGGCTACCTGCCCGAAGAGCGCGGCCTCTACAAGAAGATGAACGTCCTCGATCAGCTCGTCTTCCTCGGCCAGCTCCACGGCCTCGACGCAGCCACAGCCAAAAAGCGCTCCCTCATCTGGTGCGAGCGCATGGAGATCTCCGAGGCCATCCCCAAGAAGACCGAAGAGCTCTCCAAGGGCATGCAGCAGAAGATCCAGTTCATCGCGTCGCTCTTGCACGAGCCTGACCTCATCATCATGGACGAGCCCTTCAGCGGCCTCGACCCCGTCAACGCAACCCTCCTTCAAGACACGTTGGTCGACCTACGCAAGGAAGGCAAAGCCGTCCTCTTCTCCACCCACCGCATGGACCAGGTTGAAAAACTCTGCGACGAGATCGCCCTGATCAGCGGCGGTCATCTCCTGCTCTCCGGCTCCATGCGCGAGGTCAAATCCACCTACCCGCGCAACCGCGTCCAGATCGTCTTCGAAGGCTCAGATGCCTTCCTGAAGCACCCCGCGATCGAAGAGGCCAAGAACTACAGCGGCCACGCCGAGATCAAACTAGCCCCATCGTCCGATCTCGCCTCCGCCTCGAACGCGGTCCTCACCGAAGCCCTCACCGGAGCCCGAGTCTCCCGCTTCGAAGTGATGGAGCCAACCTTGGAGGAGATCTTCATCGAGCGCGTTACCGCCCAGACTGCGGCCCAGAACACCGCCAGCGCCACCACGAACGGAGTCGCCGTCCATGCCTAGCAGCTTCCTTCACAACACCTGGCTCATCGCCCGCCGCGAGTACGTCGAGCGCATCCGCGCCAAGAGCTTCATCGTCATGACCGTCCTCATTCCCGCGCTCATGGGCGGCCTCACCTTCGCGATGAACTTTGCGACCGGCAAGAACGCGAAGTCCGATGTCAACATTGCCATCGTCACCCAGGACTCGAAGTTCGGCCTCGACCTCCAGCAGGAACTCGCGAAGCACAAGCACCCGAAGATCACCGCCGATGTCATCGCGCCTCCGGGCGCAGACACCCGCGCCGTTCTCGAAGGCGAGTTCAAGGACAAGAGCCTCGATGGATATCTCTGGGTCACGCCCCCGGCATCCGCACACGCAGCCCCTACCTTTGAATGGAAGACCCGCGCCAAGGGCTACCTCAACACCCAGACCGAGCTCAGCGAATCCATCCGCACCGTCCTCACCCGCGAGGGCCTCGCCCACTCCGGCATGGGTTCGCCCGACGTCGACGCTCTCATGCAGCCCATCGACCTCGACGCCACCACCGCCAGCAAGGACTCCGCGGCCTCCGGCGAAGCCGTTGCCTTCGGCCTCTTCTTCATCATGTACTTCGTCATCCTCTTCTACGGGATGAACGTCGCCCGCTCCATCATCGAAGAGAAGACCTCGCGTATCTTCGAGGTCCTGCTCGCCACCATCAGGCCCGAAGAGATGATGGCCGGCAAGGTCCTCGGCGTCGGTTCGGTCGGCCTCACCCAGGTAGGCATCTGGCTCCTCGGAGCCATCGCGCTTAGCGCACGCGGCCTCGTATCCCTCGGTGACGACTTTGCCTTCCACATCACCGCCCGCCAGGGAATCTTCTTCGTCGTCTTCTTCTTCCTCGGCTACACGCTCTACTCCGGCATGGCCGCCGCACTTGGTGCCATGACCAGCTCCGAGCAGGAGCTGCAGCAGATGAACATCTTCCTCATGCTGCCGCTCATCGCCTGCTCGGGCGTGGTCTTCACCGTCGTCTCAGACCCCAGCGGAACCGTGGCAAAGGTCTTCTCCTTCATCCCCTTCTGTACGCCACTCATCATGTACGTCCGCATCGCGGTCAGCCAGCCACCCTGGTACGAGATCGCGATCTCCATCGCCGCGCTATGCGCCACCATCGTGGCGATCCTATGGTTCGCTGCGAGAATCTACCGCGTAGGCATCCTGATGTACGGCAAAAAGCCGAACCTACCGGAACTCCTCCGCTGGCTCAAGTACAGCTAAAACTCCGAAGCTCCACAAAATCGGGTGCCCCATTCATCGCAGTTTTATCGCGATGAGTGGGACATTCGTGCGAAGCACGAACCGCTCTCCCCTAACCCGCCACCAACGCTCGGGTGCCCCATCCATCGCAGCTTCATCGCGAGGGGTGGGAAAGTAAGCTTTTTCCCAGCTAAACTACCCAAGTGCCACCACCCACCTACACCCCCACCCAGCGCCTGACCCTCTTCCTCGTCCCGCGCCTGGCCTCGCTCCTCATCCGCATCCTCGGCTCGACCCTCCGTTACGAAGATCTCATCGCTCCCGGAGTCACCCCCGGCTCGCAGATCCCCGGCCCCGTCGTCTACGCCTTCTGGCACCGTTGCCTGCTCTCCTGCGCCTACTACTTCCGCGGCCAGAAGATCGCGATCCTCATCTCCCGCAGCTTCGATGGCGAACTCATCGCCCGCACCGTGGAACGTCTCGGCTTCATCGCCATCCGCGGGTCAAGCTCAAGGGGCGGCGCCATGGCCCTAAAACAAATAGCCGACGAGTACGGTCGTGGCACCCGCTGCGCCATCACCGCCGACGGCCCCCGAGGCCCCAATATGGTCGCCAAACCCGGCACCGCCCAGTTCGCCCAGTTGGTCGGCACCTGGGTCGGCACCTTCTACGTCCTTCCAC
This Granulicella aggregans DNA region includes the following protein-coding sequences:
- a CDS encoding class I SAM-dependent methyltransferase encodes the protein MSNTEKFTGRVSAYVAYRERYDPEIVLPVLREWRVLEPDWLIADIGAGTGMLSDVFLASGNRVLAIEPNAEMRQACAQLHPANPNLSIIDGTAEATGLASASVDVVAVGRALHWFNLEATLPEFRRILKPNGWVIILAFGRSKEGREENIAYEDFLRPFTQDGEGTRVTYAVYQRLKDHFPGDEFHHKEIPGEMSLDWDALRGLTLSLSHAPLPGTPQFAPFEASLTRYFDRYQQDGRITLTTRYWINAARFNQAL
- a CDS encoding lysophospholipid acyltransferase family protein — translated: MPPPTYTPTQRLTLFLVPRLASLLIRILGSTLRYEDLIAPGVTPGSQIPGPVVYAFWHRCLLSCAYYFRGQKIAILISRSFDGELIARTVERLGFIAIRGSSSRGGAMALKQIADEYGRGTRCAITADGPRGPNMVAKPGTAQFAQLVGTWVGTFYVLPLRAWELKTWDRFLIPKPFSRVLITWPPHVPAEDVTEQSVQANLDLAVAMTLPPFNPKSSSF
- a CDS encoding ABC transporter permease, yielding MPSSFLHNTWLIARREYVERIRAKSFIVMTVLIPALMGGLTFAMNFATGKNAKSDVNIAIVTQDSKFGLDLQQELAKHKHPKITADVIAPPGADTRAVLEGEFKDKSLDGYLWVTPPASAHAAPTFEWKTRAKGYLNTQTELSESIRTVLTREGLAHSGMGSPDVDALMQPIDLDATTASKDSAASGEAVAFGLFFIMYFVILFYGMNVARSIIEEKTSRIFEVLLATIRPEEMMAGKVLGVGSVGLTQVGIWLLGAIALSARGLVSLGDDFAFHITARQGIFFVVFFFLGYTLYSGMAAALGAMTSSEQELQQMNIFLMLPLIACSGVVFTVVSDPSGTVAKVFSFIPFCTPLIMYVRIAVSQPPWYEIAISIAALCATIVAILWFAARIYRVGILMYGKKPNLPELLRWLKYS
- a CDS encoding ABC transporter ATP-binding protein, with the translated sequence MPIVELHNVRKVYDTKVAVHGLSFKIEPGTMFGLLGPNGSGKTSSIRMMIGITVPDSGSVTLLGQPFDRRNLNRVGYLPEERGLYKKMNVLDQLVFLGQLHGLDAATAKKRSLIWCERMEISEAIPKKTEELSKGMQQKIQFIASLLHEPDLIIMDEPFSGLDPVNATLLQDTLVDLRKEGKAVLFSTHRMDQVEKLCDEIALISGGHLLLSGSMREVKSTYPRNRVQIVFEGSDAFLKHPAIEEAKNYSGHAEIKLAPSSDLASASNAVLTEALTGARVSRFEVMEPTLEEIFIERVTAQTAAQNTASATTNGVAVHA